From the genome of Arthrobacter sp. ERGS1:01:
TCCTGAAGATCCCGTACCTGTGGACCATCCCGGTGGCGATCGCCGTCACCATGCTGGTCGGCGTGATCCTCGGCGTCCCCACGCTGCGCCTGCGCGGCGACTACCTGGCCATCGTGACGCTCGGTTTCGGTGAAATCATCCGCATCCTGGCCACACTGATTCCGGCCATGAAGGGCCAGGTCGGCTTCCAGAACGTGGGCCGCCCGCCCGGTGTCCAGGCCGACGGCGTCCCGGTATTCGCGAACTCCAACGGCACGCCCTGGTACTGGCTGGTCCTGACCATCCTGATCATCGTGCTGCTGCTCGTGGGCAACCTGGAGCGCAGCCGCGTGGGCCGGTCCTGGATCGCCATCCGCGAGGACGAGGACGCGGCCGAAACCATGGGCGTACCGACGTTCAAGTACAAGGTGTGGGCGTTCGCGATCGGCGCCGGCGTGGGCGGGCTCTCGGGCTCGTTGTTCGCCGGCCAGGTGGGCTTCGTGAACAACCAGAAGTTCGACGTCGTCACCTCCATCCTGTTCGTCGCCGCAGTCGTGCTTGGTGGCGCGGGCAACAAGGTGGGCGCAATCCTCGGCGGCGCCATCGTCGCCTACATTCCGCTGCGGTTCACGGCGATCGCCGACTACAAGTACCTGATCTTCGGCCTGGTCCTGATCTTCATCATGATCTTCCGCTCCCAGGGACTGATTCCGGCCCGGCAACGGCTGCTCGCCTACGGGCAGCTCGCCTATGCGAAAGTGCGGGCCGGCGGAGTGAAGAAACCCCCGACCGTCGCCGAAAAGGAGGCCTGACCGTGGGTGCACACAGCGAAGACGTGCCCGGCGCCGTGGATCCGGCCGCAGTGGACCCGGCCGCTCCTGACCTTGCCGCCATTACACCGGTGGAGGCGCTGGTGGTGGACGATGACGTCGCCGAGGCCGCGGCCGCGGAACGTGACATTGACGTTGCCGTCGGTGACGACCTCGTCGAGGTGAAGAACCTGACCATCAAGTTCGGCGGCCTCGTAGCGTTGGACAATGTCAGCTTCACCATCAAGCGCGGGGAGATCCTCGGGCTGATCGGTCCCAACGGCGCCGGCAAGACCACTTGCTTCAACGCCATGACGGGGGTGTACAAGCCCACCAGCGGCCAGGTGCTGCTGGAGGGCCACGTCCTCAACGGCATGAAGCAGCACAGGATCACCCGGGCGGGCCTGGCCCGCACCTTCCAGAACATCCGCCTCTTTGGCGAGATGACGGCCCTGGAAAACGTGGTGGTGGGCCTGGACGCCCGGCACCGGACGTCCGTGGTGGGTGCCTTGTTGCGCCTGCCCCGCCACGTCCGGGAGGAGAAGTCGGCCATCGAACGGGGCATGGCGCTGCTGGAATTCGTGGGCATCGCCAACGATGCCGGAACCCTCTCGCGCAACCTCTCCTACGGCAGCCAGCGCCGCCTGGAGATTGCCCGCGCACTGGCGACCGACCCGAAGCTGTTGTGCCTGGATGAGCCCGCGGCCGGGTTCAACCCGGCTGAAAAGGAAGAGCTCATGGCGCTCATCCGGACCATCCGCGACGACGGCTACACGGTGCTTTTGATCGAGCACGACATGAAACTTGTCATGGGCGTGACCGACAGGATCGTGGTGCTCGAGTTTGGCAAGAAGATTGCCGATGACATCCCGTCCGTGATCAGGGAAGACCCCAAGGTCGTTTCCGCCTACCTGGGAGAGCCCGAAGATGACGCTGCTTGAACTGAAGGACGTATCCGTCCACTACGGCCGGATCCAGGCCATCCACAACATGTCGTTCACGGTGAACGAAGGCGAGATCGTGTCGCTGATCGGTGCCAACGGCGCCGGCAAGACCACCACCATGAAAACGATCTCCGGGCTGCTGAACCCGTCCCACGGGACCATCAAGTTCGACGGCGCCGACATCACGAAGATGAAGGCTCACATCCGGGTGGTCCAGGGCATCTCCCAGGCGCCGGAAGGCCGGGGCATCTTCCCGGCCATGACGGTCGTGGAGAACCTGGACATGGGAACGTTTGGCCGCAAGGACAGGACGGGGGTGTCCGAAGACCTGGACCGGGTTTTCACCTTGTTTCCACGCCTGAAGGAGCGCGAAAAGCAGTTTGGCGGCACCATGAGCGGCGGTGAGCAGCAGATGCTGGCCATCGGCCGCGCCCTGATGTCGCGGCCCAAGCTGCTGCTGTTGGACGAGCCCTCCATGGGCTTGGCTCCGCAGTTCATCCGGCAGATCTTCAAGATCATCACCGAGATCAACAGCCAGGGCACCACCGTGCTGCTCGTGGAGCAAAACGCCAACCAGGCCCTCGCCCGGGCCCACCGGGCGTTCGTGCTCGAGACCGGCGAGATCACCCACAGCGGCACGGGCAAGGAACTGCTCGCCAACCCGGCCATCAAGGAGGCCTACCTCGGCGTCGGGTAACACCAATACGGTAGGGGACACCTCACCCGACGTTGAGAGCCCAGATAATCCCCAGGATTATCTGGGCTCTCAACGGCTTTGAGGGGATTATCTGGGCTCTCAACGGCTTTGGGGAGATGTGTCCTCCGAAGGTGAGTTGCCCTGTTTAGACGTCCGTGCGGGCGTCGTTGGGGTAGCTGACGCCCATCTGGCGGCGGGCTTCGTCGAAGAGTTCCATGATGGCCAGGGAGTCATCCAGGGGCATCGTGGCGCTTTCGGTCAGTCCCGCCTGGATGCTGCGGGTCACCTCGCGCAGCTGGTAGGTGTAGCCGCTGCCGGGGTACTCAAAGCGCTCGGTGCGCTCCTCGGACCAGCCGACCGAGACGCGCAGGCCCTTGGGGTTGTTGACCGAGTCGACGGTCTCGATGTAACCCTTGGTGCCGGAGACCGTGGCCACGCGGGGTCCGTGCGAGCTCAGGTAGCTGATGAGCTGGGCCTGCGCACCGGATTCGTAGCCGAGGGTCAGCGTGTTCTGGGCGTCGACGCCGAGGGCCGTCAGCTCGCCCGTCGCGGAAACCGAGGCCGGCTTGCCCAGCGTTCCCCACGCCCACAGCAGCGGGTAGACGGAGATGTCCAGCAGGGCGCCGCCGCCGTCGGCCGGGGCCCAGATGCGGGCGGTGTCATCCAGCGGCGCCGGGAAGCCGAGATCGGCGAGAACCCATTTGACCTCGCCGATTTCGCCGGATTCGATGATCTCCAGGGCCCGCTGGAATCCGGGCACGAACCGCGCCCACACGGCTTCCATGAGGAACAACTTCCTTGACCGGGCCAGTTCGATCAGGGCCCGGGCCTCGGCGGCCGTGATGGTCAGCGCCTTTTCGCACAAGACGTGCTTGCCCGCCTCCAGGGCGGCCTTGGCGATGTCGTAGTGCTGGGCGTGCGGGGTCGCGATGTAGACGACGTCGACGGCTGGGTCGGACACCAGCTGGAGGTAGCCGGCGCCCGCCGTGCCGTCCGTGCCGCCGTCGTAGTACGACGACGCAAAGCCGAACTTCGCGGCAAAAGCCTCGGCACTGGCCTTGCTGCGTGAGCTGACGGACTGCAGGACGGCGTCCTCCAACAGGGCAAGGTCCGCCGTGACGGTACCGGCGATGCCGCCGGTGGCCACCACGCCCCAGCGCAGCGGAGTGCCGGTCGCCGCAAGGGTCTCCGGATTGAAGGTGTCATACCAGTCGGGGCGGGGGACAAAACGGGGAGTGGTCATGGTGCCATTCTTTCAGGAGTGCCGCAGGGGAGTTCATACATGACGAAGGCCCCCGGGTCTCGAAGGGCGCGACCACCGGTGGCCGCGCCCGTCGAGGCCCAAGGGCCCACTTGGGCGGGTGTCAGCCCTTGACGGAGCCGCTCATGAGTCCGCCCACGAAGTACTTGCCCAACAGGATGTAGACAATAAGGGTGGGCACGGAGGCGATGAGGGCTCCGGCCATGGACGCCGCGTAGTCCGTCAGCTGGCCGCCGGCCAGGAAGGACAACGCGATCGTGACGGGGCCGTTGCGGCCGGAGGAGAAGAACGCGGCGAACAGGTAGTCGTTCCAGGCGGAGGTGAACTGCCAGATCAGCACCACCACGAAGCCCGGCATCGAGACGGGCAGGATGACCGAGCCGTAGGTGCGCAGGATCCCGGCGCCGTCCATGCGGGCGGCCTCGATCAGCTCGTCCGGAACCGACGCGTAGTAGTTGCGGAAGATCAACGTACAGATCGGCAGGCCGTACACCACGTGCAGCAACATCAGCGAGGGGATGCCCTGGGGGACACCCAGGTCGCTGACCAGCTGGGTCAGTGGGATCATGACGGCCTGGTACGGGATGAACATGCCGAACAAGATCATCGTGAAGATGATGTTGGCGCCGGGGAAACGCCACTTGGAGAGCACATAGCCGTTGATGGAGCCAAGGAAGGCGGAGATCAAGGCGGACGGGACCACCAGCACCAAGGTGCGGCCCAGGGACGGGGCCAGGGTGGTCCAGGCCTTGACCCAGCCGCCCGTCTCCCAGACCTTCGGCAGGAACCAGGCGCGCGACGGGTCGGCGTCGGCGGTGCCCTTGAAGCTGGTGATGATCAGCACGTAGGCGGGCAGAAGCACCATGATGACGAAGAACAGCAACAGCGCGTACTTCAGGGTGCGGTTCATGCGGCGCTTGCCGTCACGCTTGGCGTCCGAGGCCATGTCCTCCGCGGACCGGAGACGGTTCTTGTTGTCCACCGTTGCGGTAGTCATTAGCGCTTCTCCGCTCGTGAGGTGTGGATGAGGTAGGGGATGACCACCAGGGCCACGAGCACCAGCAAGATGGACCCGATGGCCGCGGCGTCGGCGTAGTCGCTGCCGATGTACTTGACCCACATCAAGGTGGCGGGCACCTGGACGTCGTAGGTGTTCGCATCGGGGACGATCGCGCGGATGAGGTCGAACAGCTTCAAGGACATGTGGCCGATGATGATGACGGCGGAGAGCATGACCGGGCTCAGTTGAGGGAAGATCACGTGGCGGTACAGCTTCCATTCGCTGCAGCCGTCGATCCGGGCGGCCTCGCGCAGCTCGTCCGGGATGCCGCGGAAACCGGCCAGGAACAAGGCCATGACGTAGCCGGAAAGCTGCCAGATGGCGGGCACGGCGATGGCGGCGATGCCCCAGTTCGGGTTGGACCACCAGTCGTTTTGCAGGGCGCCGAGGCCCACGCTGTCCAGGAGGCGGTTCAGGCCGGTGGTGCGTTCACCGCCGGGCTGGGATGTCTGCAGGCTTGAAAGCAGCCAGCGCCACACCACGCCGGAGGCGATGAAGGAGATCGACATGGGGAACAGGTAGACGGAGCGGAAGAAGCCCTCGCCCTTGGCCGGCTGTTCCAGGATCCAGGCCCACAGGAAGCCAAAGATCAGGGTTCCGCCGAGGAAGACGACCGTCAGGATCAGCAGGTTCATCAGTGAATGCTGGAAGTTGGGGTCCGCCAGAAGGTTCGAGTAGTTCTCGAAGCCCACGTATTTGCTGCTGGGTTTGGCCGTGTGCTGGTTGGTCAGGCTGACACGGAAGTTTTCAATGATCAGCCAGTAGACGAAAACGCCAACGAGGATGATGGTGGGGGCAAGCAGCAGGACGCCGGGCCCCCATGTTTTTGCGCGTTTTAACACGGGTTGTCTCCCATAAAGGAATTGGTGGGACAGACGCTGGGGGCGGTGCGCAACATGGATGTCACGACCGCCCCCAGCGGATGGGGCCTAATTACTTGGCGAACTTCGCGGCGATGTCGGCAGCGGAGGACTGCAGGCCATCGACGTTCTTGTCGCCGCCGAACTTGCTGACGGCGGTGCTGAGGTCGTTCAACCAGGCAACGGGCACGGCAGCGCCGTGAGCCAGGGAAGAGACGATCTTGTCCTGGCTGAAGTCCTTGATGGCGCTCTTCTGGTACTCGGAGAAGTCATCGGTCTTGGCCGTGGTGTTGGCTGGGATGGAACCCTTGACCTTGTTGAACGCGGCCTGGCCGGAGGCCGAACCGATCGTGGCCAGCCATGCCTTGGCGCCGGCCGGGTTCGGGGCGCCCTTGGGCAGGGTGAAGGAGTCGGCCAGGAAGTCGAAGGTGCCTGCCGTGCCGGGGGTGGCGAAGTAGGCGTAGTCGGTGCCGGGCTTCTTGCCGTCCTGCTCGAACTTGGCTTCGGCCCAGTCGCCCATGACGTTGTAGGCTGCGGCGCCGTCTTCAACGAGCTGCGTGGCCGGGGCCCAGTCGCTGAGGGAGTCGCGGTCCGTGTTGGTGTACGACAGTGCCTTCTCGTAGGCCTGGATGGCCGTCTTGACGTCGGCACCCTTCCAGTCGGTCTTGCCGTCCCACAGGCCGTTGTAGCCATCCACGCCGAGGCTGGAAAGCAGGATGTTTTCAAACAGCTGGACCTGGGTCCAGGAACCCGCCACGGCCAGGGGGGTCTTGCCGGTGGCCTTGATCTTGTCCATGTCGGCGAACCAGCCGGCAAGGTCGGTGGCCGGCTTGGCCGGGTCCAGGCCGGCCTTCTTCAGGACGTCCACATTGGCCCACACCACGTTGGCGCGGTGGATGTTGGAGGGCACGGAGTAGATCTTGCCGTCAACCGTCAGGCGGTCGATGAGGTCCTTGGGAAACTGCGAGGTGAGGTCGTTGTCCTTGTAGAAGCCGGTCAGATCCTCGATCTGGTCGGCGTCGATGTAGTCCTGGAGCTCGGCACCGGCGTGGGCCTGGAAGGAATCCGGCGGGTTGCCGGCCTTCAGCTGGGCGGCCAGGACGCTCTTGGCCTGCGAACCGGCGCCGCCGGCAACAGCGAGGTTGTCAAAGGCGAGCTTCGGGTAATCGGCGCCGAATACCTTTACGAGCGCGTCCAAACCGGCCTTCTCGGAACCATCAGCCCACCAGGTGAAGACACCGACCTTTCCGGTTGCGTCTTTGGGGTTGATGTTGTCACTGGTGCTGTTGTCGCTGCCGCCGCCACAGGCTGCCAGGGAAAGCCCCAGCACTGCAACTCCGGCCAGCAACGATAGACGACGTCGCATGGGTTCCTCCAAGAATTTGTTCGAAAGTGATCAGTGAGCGGGGTAACAAAAGCACCCGCTTCCCAAAAGTTACCTGCATCACTAATTGCGGTCAACTATTTAACGCAACATGTTGGGAACAGTGTTACTTGGGGGTAGCTTGAGTGTTTCCTTGGAGTTGCCGGTGACTTTGTGATTGTGACCCGGCGGGCCGCTTAGGCCTGCCCGTGCCGGCCCTGCGCAAAGACGAGCGCCGCCGCGCCGAGGGCCTCGGCCCGGTCGCCCAGGGAGGACATGACGACGGTGGTGCTCTCGCCGATGGTTGGCACGGCGTGCCGGATCAGGCCGCGGCGGATCGGGCCCAGCAGTACTTCGCCCAAGGGGGCCAAGGGGCCGCCCACCACGATGACCTCCGGGTTGATCATGTTGGCCACATTGGCCATGGCGCGCCCCACGGCCGTGCCGGCGTCGTCAAGGACGCGCAGGGTTGCCGTGTCCTGGGCCTTGGCGCGGGCAATGATGTCCCTGACGGTCAGCGGGTGGGGCTCCTCGCGGCTGAGCAGCTCAATCATGATGGCGGTTGAGGCGACGGTTTCCAGGCAGCCTCGATTGCCGCAGCGGCACACCAGGCCCTGGTCGAAGATGGTTGCGTGGCCGATCTCTCCCGTGATCCCCGTGTGGCCGTAGTAAGGCGAGCCGTTGAGGATCAGTCCGGCGCCGATGCCGCTGCCGATCTTCAGGAACGTCAGGTCGCGAATGCCCCGATGCTCGCCCCAGGTGATCTGTGCGAGTGCGCCAAGGTTGGCGTCGTTGTCACCGTAGATGGGCATGTCAAGGGCGTCCCGGAGGGCCGATGCGATGTTCAGGCCCACCCATTCCGGCAGGATGGCGCCCCGGATCACGGTGCCCGTGCGGTGGTCGACGGGGCCCGGAACCCCGACGCCGGCGCCCATCACGAGGTGGCGCGGAATGTTGTTCTCGGCCAGCAGCTCGGCCAGGATGACGGCGGCCGCGGAGATGCTCTCGGCCGCCAAGTGGCCCACGGGCAGCGCTTGGAAGCGTTCGGCCCGCAGCGTCAGGCCGGGGCCGGCCAGCACCACACGGACGTGGCTGCGGCCAAAGTCGATGCCGGCGGCCACTTGTTGGGCCTCCAGCAGTGTCACGGCAAGTGCCCGACGCCCGGAACTGGTGATGGGGTGCGTTTCGGCCACGCCGGCGGAAACCATGGTCTTGACGATGTTCGAGATCGTGGCCGTGGACAATCCGGTGACCCGTGCCAGTTCGGCCTGCGGAAGCGGCCCGCTCTCACGCAGGACCTCGGTGATGCGTTGTTCGTTGCGCTTGCGAAGGGCGGACTGCGAAC
Proteins encoded in this window:
- a CDS encoding Gfo/Idh/MocA family protein, whose protein sequence is MTTPRFVPRPDWYDTFNPETLAATGTPLRWGVVATGGIAGTVTADLALLEDAVLQSVSSRSKASAEAFAAKFGFASSYYDGGTDGTAGAGYLQLVSDPAVDVVYIATPHAQHYDIAKAALEAGKHVLCEKALTITAAEARALIELARSRKLFLMEAVWARFVPGFQRALEIIESGEIGEVKWVLADLGFPAPLDDTARIWAPADGGGALLDISVYPLLWAWGTLGKPASVSATGELTALGVDAQNTLTLGYESGAQAQLISYLSSHGPRVATVSGTKGYIETVDSVNNPKGLRVSVGWSEERTERFEYPGSGYTYQLREVTRSIQAGLTESATMPLDDSLAIMELFDEARRQMGVSYPNDARTDV
- a CDS encoding carbohydrate ABC transporter permease; this encodes MLKRAKTWGPGVLLLAPTIILVGVFVYWLIIENFRVSLTNQHTAKPSSKYVGFENYSNLLADPNFQHSLMNLLILTVVFLGGTLIFGFLWAWILEQPAKGEGFFRSVYLFPMSISFIASGVVWRWLLSSLQTSQPGGERTTGLNRLLDSVGLGALQNDWWSNPNWGIAAIAVPAIWQLSGYVMALFLAGFRGIPDELREAARIDGCSEWKLYRHVIFPQLSPVMLSAVIIIGHMSLKLFDLIRAIVPDANTYDVQVPATLMWVKYIGSDYADAAAIGSILLVLVALVVIPYLIHTSRAEKR
- a CDS encoding ROK family transcriptional regulator, whose amino-acid sequence is MSPESTPPGSSPKPGSQSALRKRNEQRITEVLRESGPLPQAELARVTGLSTATISNIVKTMVSAGVAETHPITSSGRRALAVTLLEAQQVAAGIDFGRSHVRVVLAGPGLTLRAERFQALPVGHLAAESISAAAVILAELLAENNIPRHLVMGAGVGVPGPVDHRTGTVIRGAILPEWVGLNIASALRDALDMPIYGDNDANLGALAQITWGEHRGIRDLTFLKIGSGIGAGLILNGSPYYGHTGITGEIGHATIFDQGLVCRCGNRGCLETVASTAIMIELLSREEPHPLTVRDIIARAKAQDTATLRVLDDAGTAVGRAMANVANMINPEVIVVGGPLAPLGEVLLGPIRRGLIRHAVPTIGESTTVVMSSLGDRAEALGAAALVFAQGRHGQA
- a CDS encoding ABC transporter ATP-binding protein, producing the protein MDPAAPDLAAITPVEALVVDDDVAEAAAAERDIDVAVGDDLVEVKNLTIKFGGLVALDNVSFTIKRGEILGLIGPNGAGKTTCFNAMTGVYKPTSGQVLLEGHVLNGMKQHRITRAGLARTFQNIRLFGEMTALENVVVGLDARHRTSVVGALLRLPRHVREEKSAIERGMALLEFVGIANDAGTLSRNLSYGSQRRLEIARALATDPKLLCLDEPAAGFNPAEKEELMALIRTIRDDGYTVLLIEHDMKLVMGVTDRIVVLEFGKKIADDIPSVIREDPKVVSAYLGEPEDDAA
- a CDS encoding branched-chain amino acid ABC transporter permease; its protein translation is MSMTDGPTPMPGAKSNQNAQDREAGTRGAGSSAEALRKPGGGLFRNLGDKWQALPRQKQWLFLIIIVVLAYLLPVLDPPIISTEPGNDFPLACFSMAVYALVAVGLNVVIGYAGLLDLGYIAFFAVGSYTAAMLTSTDSTFLKIPYLWTIPVAIAVTMLVGVILGVPTLRLRGDYLAIVTLGFGEIIRILATLIPAMKGQVGFQNVGRPPGVQADGVPVFANSNGTPWYWLVLTILIIVLLLVGNLERSRVGRSWIAIREDEDAAETMGVPTFKYKVWAFAIGAGVGGLSGSLFAGQVGFVNNQKFDVVTSILFVAAVVLGGAGNKVGAILGGAIVAYIPLRFTAIADYKYLIFGLVLIFIMIFRSQGLIPARQRLLAYGQLAYAKVRAGGVKKPPTVAEKEA
- a CDS encoding carbohydrate ABC transporter permease; its protein translation is MTTATVDNKNRLRSAEDMASDAKRDGKRRMNRTLKYALLLFFVIMVLLPAYVLIITSFKGTADADPSRAWFLPKVWETGGWVKAWTTLAPSLGRTLVLVVPSALISAFLGSINGYVLSKWRFPGANIIFTMILFGMFIPYQAVMIPLTQLVSDLGVPQGIPSLMLLHVVYGLPICTLIFRNYYASVPDELIEAARMDGAGILRTYGSVILPVSMPGFVVVLIWQFTSAWNDYLFAAFFSSGRNGPVTIALSFLAGGQLTDYAASMAGALIASVPTLIVYILLGKYFVGGLMSGSVKG
- a CDS encoding ABC transporter substrate-binding protein; the encoded protein is MRRRLSLLAGVAVLGLSLAACGGGSDNSTSDNINPKDATGKVGVFTWWADGSEKAGLDALVKVFGADYPKLAFDNLAVAGGAGSQAKSVLAAQLKAGNPPDSFQAHAGAELQDYIDADQIEDLTGFYKDNDLTSQFPKDLIDRLTVDGKIYSVPSNIHRANVVWANVDVLKKAGLDPAKPATDLAGWFADMDKIKATGKTPLAVAGSWTQVQLFENILLSSLGVDGYNGLWDGKTDWKGADVKTAIQAYEKALSYTNTDRDSLSDWAPATQLVEDGAAAYNVMGDWAEAKFEQDGKKPGTDYAYFATPGTAGTFDFLADSFTLPKGAPNPAGAKAWLATIGSASGQAAFNKVKGSIPANTTAKTDDFSEYQKSAIKDFSQDKIVSSLAHGAAVPVAWLNDLSTAVSKFGGDKNVDGLQSSAADIAAKFAK
- a CDS encoding ABC transporter ATP-binding protein, with protein sequence MTLLELKDVSVHYGRIQAIHNMSFTVNEGEIVSLIGANGAGKTTTMKTISGLLNPSHGTIKFDGADITKMKAHIRVVQGISQAPEGRGIFPAMTVVENLDMGTFGRKDRTGVSEDLDRVFTLFPRLKEREKQFGGTMSGGEQQMLAIGRALMSRPKLLLLDEPSMGLAPQFIRQIFKIITEINSQGTTVLLVEQNANQALARAHRAFVLETGEITHSGTGKELLANPAIKEAYLGVG